The DNA sequence ATAGATCATCGGCCTAGGTAGGTCTTGATAAGAACCAAAAACCACTTGGATCTGCGGCTACCATGTTGTTCGGCATTTATTGAACCGCCAATACTTAAGAATCCAGTTTGAGTCGCTGGCCAAGAATTGACTTTTGCATTCGACAAAGACCCAGCAAAAGAAGAATAACGGGATTCTAACCGTCACTCTATCATATGGTTTCAAAGCTATTGTAGTGGTTTGATCAGGTTTTGGAGCCTCAAAGACAATCCATTTAGTCTTTTTATCACTTTTCACTACGACGAGTTTCTCTTTTCTATGTCCCTTTTTCTGGCCAAACAAGAAATTGACAATGGTCTTGCAAGCTGAAAGGCTTACAGGATGACAAAAATGATGTtaattttggccttgtttaCTTTGCTTGCCTTGGATCTTAACACACTGTGAAGTACCAATATATTTGCAGTCCAATGGATGACTTTTGACAATGGACTAAGATTTTGGgttgcgactgggtaaaatgtTCAGAACAAATCCATCGGTTTGCACTCTAATTTGTAAAATAGGTGAACGAAAAGGAGATTTAGCAAGCAATTGTTGTGTGCTAATGTGCTTGGCCAAAGGTTGGGCTTCCTGTCCAACAAATATGCACATCCGTTTTGATGAATCACACGTACAGAATGGTTTGTTGGAAGAATTGGATTAAAAAATGGCATAGCCTCATTactgtttccttttttggaaGCAATTCATGAGCCCAAAAATATGTTGGAAAGAGGCATTGGGTGAAGAAATAAGTAGAGGAAAATGGTCGAAAAGGTCAAGCATTTCATTTAAAGAAAAGGGAGCACGAACTGCCATATGGTGCAAATGATAGTGAAACATAAAATCCGTTGATGTGATTCATTATTGACTTTTGGAAGTTGACATTGATTCCGAATGGAGATGTCTAAACCGATGCCAGAATTGGCTTCAAAAGTCTTCCAAAACATTTAAAATGTGGTTTTACGCAAACAACAACTAAGAGGCACTTACTTCTAATCGCTTCAGCACTGGGATCAAACAACAATCATTGCGCATGTTTTCAAGGTACTAATTAGCACCAACATTATACTAACAATAAATCTACACCTCAGCTCAATATCAGCCAAATCATTTACAAGGGAACAAACATGTTTcgtattttttgctttcaggCACGTGGTGGGATCTTTAAAAAGTCATCACCGACGTTTTGAACGAAATTTTAACGGAAATTATCTAGACGTTTGTCTGTTAAAAACAAAACTTACTGTCTGTTTCCTCCATGACCGGGTTGTTCGACTTCACAATTAGGGGCTCCTGTGCTGTAGCCCAAGACTCCCAAGGGAACCAAGGCGAGGAAAAGGATGGCTCTATTCATGGCTAATGTTCAAATTCGAATGGATCCCAACTCGAACTTAGAACAGCTTTACAAATTCTGTCCAACAACCAACGGCGGATGGACAACGACGTTTTTCCAAGAATCCCACGGAATTTCGAGAGCGACCCAATGTACTACATAGATCATGTTCACACGGTAGTACCTACATCCCTCATTAAGAGTTTGCTTTGATGGCAAAACTTCTAGTAACGATTTTCAttccaacaaaaataaaaggaGCAACAAAATCTGTTGAACAGTGGCTGAGATGTACTTCAAAAGTTGTATTCTGCATCATGTTTGACCACAAGGAGCTTCGATTATATCTTAAGGCAATTACCAGTAAGTataatgtgttttcaaccccccCAAAATAAATCGAAACGTCTCGCTATTCAGAAGCTTGGAGAAAAGCAAACTCAGATCTTGCTTAATATAAAAGCTTTaaaattgtgatgccatacttgtcatTCCCATGTTAAATTCGTTTTGATCTagaaatttgacaaatttctattaagtttgacaaaattctattaacttTGAATAAATACTTTCTActaacaatgaagtccacctctcttctttctcgggctccttcattgttcaatttgctgccctcaaatattcgtagggcgtatgtaggggttgatccggtagcaagatttaagtcagacttggacaagtttttgactaaaattccggatcaaccttatattcaaggattagccagatcagccaactccaattcgttggtcgatcaaataatatatataaataaaagtcaagtaaaataaataatcttctcgtcttgaactgctgggatttcaatcccggtagcggtaaggaagtccgcaccaaaaataaaaaatgaaaaaaataaaacaaaattgcaataagttacaaatttgaaaccttGTACTGTCAAAGGCACAGACATAATATTCGATGTGTATAACTGGCTTTCCTAGCTTTTAGTGCTAAAggatttttttggccaattccacATCTTGCGTAAGGTCTGAGAGGGAGCATTTACTATTTCTAGATTTTAATGAATTGTTTTATTTAAAGAAGCAAAGCAAATCTCGACTTGGCAATAGCTTGAAGTACTATTAGAtgtattgatatttttctgcaaagtGCAACTGCCAAAGTGCTATAACTAAGTGTTGACAAATataagtttatgaaatttcatgcCATGGTATCACTTAGAGTACGGACAATAattcttaacattttggaCAATAATACTTTTCAATAGCTCTAAGCGATTTCAAGTGCAAATTTGAGCCACTTTCAAAGATGACgttttattttgacaaaagttgcttcctttgtttttgaacGAAGAAAAACCCACCAagacatcttggcatttgagtaACCAATCGAAAATtaaatataaccaccgtgttcAATATAAAAAGGCAGGAAGGCAAGATCGACGCCATGTTTGGACTGGTTGTTGTACAGTATAGGTATATGGAGGGATGGTGGTGGCCATGGTGCGCCGCTGTACCAGGAGGACTTTGGCAGCGAAACTTAAGAACAGGTTTGGAGATATCGACGAACTTCAAGTACGAACGCACCAAGGGCTCATTGAAATCTATTGAACAGCAAGTAGTTGAGTCGTAGTACGCAAAGACAACTTGTCTTTGTCAAGGCAATTGACTTCAGTGTGAAGTGCATACACAACATGATTGACTGGCTGGATGGTGGAGATGGAAGCGAAAGAGATCGTGGGTCAAAGTCTTGGGGTGTAAATGATTACAActtcaatgatttgatcacTTCTGTGGCCAAGATAGATACCGTGAGGGTGCCAATGGGTTCGGTGCCCTTCTTGGTTTCTCCGAGAACCTCCAGATTACAATCCACGAGGTCCTTCTTGGACTTCAGAATACTCGCGAGATCCACCTCGGCGATGCCGATATCGTCGCAGTACTTGGCCTTTTCTGAAGGCTCCGAGACCACTGTAAATCGCAATTTGGAACTGGCCCCCTGATTTGAGAGCATTTTCGAGAACAGACGTCTTCGATTGGATTGCTCACCACGGTCCAATGGGATCACCTTTCGGAAATTGAACACAATACTATCTCCGAGCTTCTTGGGCTTGGGTAGCGAAAATGGAGTCTCGAGTTCCTCATCTGGAACGTCCAAGAACTTGAATTCCACGTAGAGTTTCTCCACCTGGTCGTCTTTCAGCAGTTTGGCATTCTTGTTCGTGACTCGAAATTCGGATATACTGATAATGACCACGTCCAAATTGGGAATCGATGCTCGTTTGGTGAGTGGGGAATGGCGTCGCATGACAACGCCCTCGCTGTCTTGGGAAATGGAATGATCTGTGCCAGTGGTTGACCCTTGTTGAGCGACACTCAAGACTTGGGAAGGGGTTTTGTGGCTGGTCGAAGTGGATTTGCTGGTTTCATCGCCTTCAGGatcgttatcatcatcatcgtcgtcgttggATTCTTCATCTTCACTTTGATGTGGCTGGTTCTTGGGGTTGTCCTGGTTCTCTTCATCCTGACTCTCTTCATCGTCGGTTGTCTCGCCAATTTCATGACTCacctccttttttttcttggcgtCATTTTGCTCGGCTCCTTCGGGTTTCTCCTCTTGAACACTCTCCCTGGATTTGGATTTATCATCGCGCTTGTCCAAAGACTTGAATTTACTACCTAAGCGTTGTAAGAAGCTTCTCTTGGTTGGCTTCTTCGcatcttctttttcggacttcttcttctccttttccttttcttggtcTTCCACTTCTTCATGATGtccctcttcttcgtctttggtTGGCTCTTTCCCTGTgtcttgttcctctttcttcggctcttttttctcctttcctTTATCTGGCTTTTTCTCCTTTCCTTTATCTGGCTTTTCCTCCTTTCCTTTATCTGGCTTTTCCTCCTTTCCTTTATCTggcttttcctcctttttcttctcatccTTCCCCTTAACTTGCTTAACTTCCGCTACCAAATCTGTcttcaattgttttcctttcgTCTCCTTTTTCGAATCAATACTCTTCTCCTCTTCAGCTTTTCTTTCAGTGTCATATTTAGACAAGTTCTCTTTGTTCTTTGGCCGtccctttggctttggcttttcCCTCTCATGGGATTCTGAATGGTCATCTGGGGTTTGTGGAGTTTTATTCCGTGATGGCTCTGAAGGAGACCCTTCTTCGTTTTTCGTTTCAAGTATAAGCTCCAAGGGCTTGGAGGATGGCTGTCGATTTGCCTCCTCGTCCTCTGAGGATTCATCTTCAGACGAAGATTCACCAATGCCTCCACCCGACACAAAAGTGGGTCTAGGTGAGGGAACCACTCTGGTCGGATTAGCCAACGCtgaagttggttggttgaggGCTTCGTTAGCAGACTGCTGCTTCTTTGAATCTTGGCCTGTATTGTCCTCTTCAGATGAGGTGCTACTTGAACTAGAACTCGTGGTCTCTTCATTGGATTTCCATAAAGGCTTTTCAGGTTGCTTTGGTTGAAGTGTGATTATTTTTGCGCTTTTGGGTCTGGGCTGGTTCAGTTTGGGCTTTGGACGTGGTTTCAGAGTGGTCTGAACAGGTGTTTCATTGTTCTCATCAGACTCTTCACTAGAAGAGCTTTCTTCGTGAATTGGGCTCGCTGATTTGGATTGGGTGACTGGCAGTGGTTTTTTGGGAGTGCTGCGAGTTTTTGGCATCGGTTCAAGCTCCGTGTCTTTAGGAGCGGGAATCCTGTTTTGGCTTTCATCCATGCCTCTTGGTTTTGGCTTGGGAGATGCTTTGGAGACTAAGCTCTTGGCATTGCCAACCATCTTTTGTTTCGTTTCTTTAGGAACTGTTTCTTGCGATTTAGGGGGCCTGGGTGGGTCTGGAAGTGTCATATTTTTCTCGATGAGAGCTTTTGTTTCTACTTCCAACAGGCTGACTTCGGTTAGCGTTTGCTTTTGCTCGGCATTGTCAAGCATCCTCTTGATCTCTCTTTTGTGTTCGATCCACTCGAAGATCCTCTTCGTGGCTAAAATACCAGACATGAAAAGTGAAAGTGAATATTCAGTTATTTCGTGGGTCAACAAAAGCACCCTTACCTGCAGTATGAAGCTTAAACCAATAATCCAAAGTTCCAATGACTCGTTGTTTGTTTGCTTCGCCCACTCCGTAGAGAATGGTTGAGCCATGAAGCTTGTTGGTGGGATATTCCAAGACCTCGCCCAGTTTGACCATCGTCTGACCAATGTGTCGACAATCATGGGCCACCACCAAATGAAGGTCCATTTGAACGCAATGCTCGGAAATATAATCCAGAAGGGAGTCGTCCAACTTGATCTTATAGTATGAAGACGAATCGAAAACAGCTTCTGGTCCCATTCCCATGGGAGTATATTGGAGATCATGGTCATAAAACGCCCACGTGGCGAAGAGTTTGGGCTCCGTGAGACCCAAGAAAACCAAGGTCTCTTGGGTCAAATGGACTTTCTGGATATGGATTTCGAACAAGGATTGACCACTCGCGATGTGAACGGACGTGTCCTTGCCCAACACGGACCCAGATTCATGGCCAGCCTTGGACAAATTCTTCTGAAGATTTCCATAAGCCGACTCTCGCAATTGGTTCTCCAACTTTTGGATCCGATTCGCCCTCATCTCGAGAAGCTTCTTGTACTCCAGCATCTGGCTTTGGTATTCGGCCTTCACTTGCTGTAATCGGGTCTGGAGGGCATTGATCTCATTCTTTTGCTCCCCATTAATCTCTCCTTGAACTCGGAGGAGACTTCGAGTCTTGTCCAATTCATGGATGGACTCTACATATTGGACTTGAACTTCTGACAGCTCAACCTTCAAGTCTTTGTTCCCAGACTCGATCTCATTCAAAAACGACGGGAAAGATTTGACCGAGTCGTTCTTTTGTCGCAATATCAAGAGGGCGTCCTCCAACTCCTTCATGTTAATCGAATTCTCCTTGGCGAAATAGGCTAATTTTTCCTCTTGGCCTTCGATGTTCTCCTTGACGGCAAAGTATTTGCCTTGCAGTTCCTGATATTCCCCTTCTATCTTGGCATACTGTTCTCTTTCCTTCATAAGTGCCTCTTGAAGCGCCTTCTTGTCGTTCAAATCCGATTTTAAAGTGGCCTCTAATTGAGCTACTTGGATCTTCAGGGCATTTTCGGTGGCTTGAAACTGTCTTTCCCTCTCAAGATTATAAGCGGAATCTAGTAGTTTGCTATTCGACTCTCTAAGAATGGCGTTCTCCTTTTGAAGGTCTTTGACTTTCTCTTCAATCTCGGCCAAGGCTTGCTTGGATGCCGAATTTTCCGCCAACTCTTCACTGAACTTGATCCCTTTTCGTTGCTCTTCCTCCAATTGCTGACTCACATCCTTCAACTCGCTTTGAGCTTGCTCACAATCCACTTTGAGCTTGCCGAGGCTTTCCTCAAGGCCCTGTACTTGCGCCTTCAACGATTGAACTTGAGCGGTTTTCAAGTTGTTCTCCTTGTGTAGTTGAatcaattgaatattttcagtcGCTGTATGGCGTTGGCCATCAAGAAGCTGGCCCTTGAGAATCTGGATCTCCTCTTCGTAGCTACTCTCCTTGATCCTCAGTTGTTCCTTGACTTGCTCTGTCTCCTGTTCGTACAAATTGACTTGCTCTTTTAAAGCTACGATGGTCTCTTCTAGCATGCGGTTCTCCGTTCGTGCCTCCTCCAACAGCCTTTGAGCTTGTTGATTCAATAAAGGCCCGGGGCCCACCATTGTTATTGAAGATGGGCTCAAGGCCCCACCACCTTGACCTGGCATTCTACTTCCAGAGGAGACCACTGGCGTGGAAGAAGGGTGTGGTTTACCCTTGGATCCACCAACACTCGCCTTCCCCgaatttgatcccatcagctGTTGTCGTGTGACCATGAGCTTCTCCCTTAAATGAGTGGATTGTCGTTCCAACTCCCGAATCTTGTGTTGTTGATCCTCAATCAACTCCTCGGTTTCAATATCACGATGCCGAGTTGGAACTCCTCCCGAAGCCATTTCCAAGCGTTTCTTGTCCGAAAGTACTCGGATCAATTTCGTGGccaattttttgattttgtcttCCTAAGGGGACACATATGGACAAAATAATGATTATAATGTTTTCATGAACTCGTTAGCTATTTGACACTTACTTGCTTgcaagcatgtttttttatcaCCACATTTTCCTCCAATAGACGAAGATATCGATCCTCGAGGTCGTCTCGGCTTAATTTGGCCACAACGGCTCGTTGTTGGTTGAACACTTGATTAGGATCCACATGAAGAGCAAACTCATGTGATATTCCATTAAGATCCTTCACTGGAACCATCTCATCCTCGTCCAAATCATGGtccattttgtatttcaaatAAAGAGTTTTGGACCACCGACTAGCCAAATAGTTTGTTGTTggatgttttggaaaggaattctTTTCTCGACCAATTTCGATCCAGGTAGAAAAGCAGTGAAAGCCAATGAAACCACGTCCATGGTTGCCTGGccatcaaacaatgaaagttGATGTGTCTGTATCGACGTTATTCGCCTTTTATAAAAAGGGGAGTACCTGATTGGTCTTTTTCTGTAAGAAGTTAGCCTTACGTTGCCTTTAGGAGGCATTCGTTTCTCTTTTTATAATAATGGGCCAACAAAACAGTTTCATTGAAGAGTCAATACTAAGGCCAACTGAGAAAAATTGACTCACTAGCGATTCCAAACCTAACCCCGGCATGACAAATCCACAAAAGAGTCTTGTAGTAATGAGGCTGGATTACCTTTAGACTACGTAAACTACTCGCGAATTTGCAATACCCTGGATAATGGGGAAGGATTCAGCTAATTGAAGGAGCATCAGTCAttctcaatgaaaaaaatagtgCATTTATTAATTTGTAAATGACATTCGTTAACGAATCAAGGCTTATAACTTGTACCTTGTACTTTGCATATGCTTGGGGTCTAAGAGTAATTCTTCTAGAGAAGACCAAAATAAGTAAGTCTCATGTCGAATCCCCAAAACAGCAAAAACAGCAACTTTGTGTcgataattaaaaaaaagacaaaaaatcagCTATTGACGTGTGCAACAGAATTGAATAGTCCTGATTAGTCACAGGCTCCATGGTTTACATAGTTCGTTTGTTTGGCAAGGAAGAGAAACAAACCCCTAAAGCTCGAGTTGTTCAACATGATGTTACAAATCATCGCAGAAGCTAGGCAGACATTGCTATTGAGAGAGAGCCTTGCCGAGATAACAACCTCAGTTACTGAGcatcatcaaatcaaatcaaaattgattcggCAAAAATAGGGCGATATCAGTAAGTCAGCAAAAGGgttcaaacaatgaatgcTTGACCTTTTATGTCAACTTTTAAGCAGGCAACGAAAAAGGTTtattggttcaaaaaagtttgaaacgTTTATCTTCCCTAGAATCGTCTTTGATTCTAACATACTTATCTCTGACTCATTTAATACAATCTGGGGCCAAAGATAAGACCCAATTGTCAATAAGTCATAAGTGAGTCCTCCTGAAATATTGTGTGAGCATGGAGAGCTCTATTGGTGCAAGCTTTTCGTTGCATTTTAAGTCCAACGAAATTATTGTATACTTGCTTTACGTGCCTAAAGATCAAGAGAACCTTCTAGTGGCATGTCTCGCAAAGCACTTTGAGAACTCTCAAGTTGTTGAAGTTCATTCTCAACACGTGGTGCTCTCCTGTAAATCAACCAGGTCAGTCTCACTGATATGCGGCCCAAGTAATTTGGAAAGGAAATGCATTTAATCTTGTGGTCCAACAAGTTTATTCCCTTCTGAATGGAGGGATGCGAGGAATTAACTTGTATGCAAAAAGAGCGTTGGGCTTGAATCAAGCATCATGAGTTTGCATTGNCATATTTAGTTTTTGTCGACCGGCTTTCCCTTTCTTGAGACTTCCTTTGAGGGGTGGAGGTCGACTTTCAAATGTTATTTACGTACATTCCAGTGCTTGGTGAAATTCCTATTTTTCCCCAGAAACATACATGTCGTGAAAAAAGTGAGCCAAGCGAACGAAACCTGAAATCTGGATGGGCCTCATCCAGGAtctaaaaagaagaaaggttTTGGTCCGACGATTGACGTAAACCCTGCGTGATTACAAAACTCAAGGGTTTGACGTGATCAAACAAACTCTTCAAAACTGTTGTTGCCAAGAAATGCATAGGTNNNNNNNNNNNNNNNNNNNNNNNNNNNNNNNNNNNNCGATCTCATCCTCCGAAAGTTTCTCGCCCAGATTCATCATGACTGCTCGGAGTTCAGAGCGGTTAATGAACCCATTGCCATCCTGGAAACAACACATGTGCCATTCACTCGTTGATTTATCCTGTTGCTCTTTGAACTAAGTTTCCATTTGCCATTTATTCAAACTAAATGCCAGAGAGTTAAAGACGCGTAAATGATTCAATCACAATCCAAGAACAAGTGTCATATTTAGTTTTTGTCGACCGGCTTTCCCTTTCTTGAGACTTCCTTTGAGGGGTGGAGGTCGACTTTCAAATGTTATTTACGTACATTCCAGTGTTTGGTGAAATTCCTATTTTTCCCCAGAAACATACATGTCGTGANNNNNNNNNNNNNNNNNNNNNNNNNNNNNNNNNNNNAATACCCAATTCTTATGGTTATCCTTTAGGCGGTAGACGAAGGAACGACTGGCTGTAAACAAATCGCACAAACTAGACTTTGCGGTGGGCGTGATGgtaattcaattttcttttgccaaTTTAAGGCTGGCAGTGGATCCATTCTCGCACAAATCGCCATTACCGCGACGATTGGAGATCCTTGCGGTGTTATGCGATCTTTTGGAAGATCTTTCTAAGTTGGGATGGAAGTTGACCACTCAGAGCATCCATGGAAATCTCCCTATTGTCAAAAGGAAAAGTACGATCTACTTCGAGTAAGTTCCGAATCAATTATTGAATGAATATGCTGACTCTCCTTCTCCAATCTAATATCATcaacattttacaaacatatAGCTATTGCCTTGGACCAGCTAAAGAATTCTCATGCTTGGTTGAAAATGGTCTCTCACGACGATTATTGCTTCGGAAAAGCCAAAGCTCAGATCAACTGCTGGCCAACCTTAATGTAGCCTTGATTGAGGCCTAtcccaaattcaaaaaagGCCCTCACGCTCCCATTCAATTGTACATGGTCAAAGTTGAAGAGGAGGAACGACACGCCAATCATATGGAGTACGTGGAcgatttcaaaaccaaattgcAATATCCCTGCCAATTTGTGACCACAGCCGTGGACTTCTTTCAATTAACCGGATTTGAATGCCCTGTGGCTTTGAGCCTTTTCGGTGATGCCATGGTCTNGtctttgcatttgtttttctttttctgacaTTCTTCTCGGGGTTTTCTACCGATACAGGGGAGTTCCCCGTAAGTTATAACTCATGATTGATAAAACAATTGGTCACATGGGGCACCCTTGAGCGagaggctggtctgggattgttgataaaaaaaaaacatttccattccatttgcgacggaattgaaaaacaaatcggGTAGGAAACATTTGCgtatttttctttccatcgctcatagaagaaaaaagtaacggtaatgGGAGGGCAAAAAAGCGTTACTTTTTCggaaaagtaacgcgttactggtagcgttactcaaaaagtaactcGTTACTCAAGTCTTTTGTTTGGATTGCGAGCCTGAAACTGGCTCGACCGAATTTAGGCCCTAAAACCCCGCCCTCAGAGGTTAAGAAATAAATATCTGTAACTCATGCTCGATTTCAAGAGTACCGAAGATTGCTTGCACTCACGCTATCGAAAACTCGGAATGCCTCTCTGATTTCATCTTCAGCGTTACTATCGGAATATCGTTTGGCCATGAGGGTCAGGAAAGCGGGGAAAATCA is a window from the Tigriopus californicus strain San Diego chromosome 2, Tcal_SD_v2.1, whole genome shotgun sequence genome containing:
- the LOC131891104 gene encoding uncharacterized protein LOC131891104, with the protein product MDHDLDEDEMVPVKDLNGISHEFALHVDPNQVFNQQRAVVAKLSRDDLEDRYLRLLEENVVIKKHACKQEDKIKKLATKLIRVLSDKKRLEMASGGVPTRHRDIETEELIEDQQHKIRELERQSTHLREKLMVTRQQLMGSNSGKASVGGSKGKPHPSSTPVVSSGSRMPGQGGGALSPSSITMVGPGPLLNQQAQRLLEEARTENRMLEETIVALKEQVNLYEQETEQVKEQLRIKESSYEEEIQILKGQLLDGQRHTATENIQLIQLHKENNLKTAQVQSLKAQVQGLEESLGKLKVDCEQAQSELKDVSQQLEEEQRKGIKFSEELAENSASKQALAEIEEKVKDLQKENAILRESNSKLLDSAYNLERERQFQATENALKIQVAQLEATLKSDLNDKKALQEALMKEREQYAKIEGEYQELQGKYFAVKENIEGQEEKLAYFAKENSINMKELEDALLILRQKNDSVKSFPSFLNEIESGNKDLKVELSEVQVQYVESIHELDKTRSLLRVQGEINGEQKNEINALQTRLQQVKAEYQSQMLEYKKLLEMRANRIQKLENQLRESAYGNLQKNLSKAGHESGSVLGKDTSVHIASGQSLFEIHIQKVHLTQETLVFLGLTEPKLFATWAFYDHDLQYTPMGMGPEAVFDSSSYYKIKLDDSLLDYISEHCVQMDLHLVVAHDCRHIGQTMVKLGEVLEYPTNKLHGSTILYGVGEANKQRVIGTLDYWFKLHTAATKRIFEWIEHKREIKRMLDNAEQKQTLTEVSLLEVETKALIEKNMTLPDPPRPPKSQETVPKETKQKMVGNAKSLVSKASPKPKPRGMDESQNRIPAPKDTELEPMPKTRSTPKKPLPVTQSKSASPIHEESSSSEESDENNETPVQTTLKPRPKPKLNQPRPKSAKIITLQPKQPEKPLWKSNEETTSSSSSSTSSEEDNTGQDSKKQQSANEALNQPTSALANPTRVVPSPRPTFVSGGGIGESSSEDESSEDEEANRQPSSKPLELILETKNEEGSPSEPSRNKTPQTPDDHSESHEREKPKPKGRPKNKENLSKYDTERKAEEEKSIDSKKETKGKQLKTDLVAEVKQVKGKDEKKKEEKPDKGKEEKPDKGKEEKPDKGKEKKPDKGKEKKEPKKEEQDTGKEPTKDEEEGHHEEVEDQEKEKEKKKSEKEDAKKPTKRSFLQRLGSKFKSLDKRDDKSKSRESVQEEKPEGAEQNDAKKKKEVSHEIGETTDDEESQDEENQDNPKNQPHQSEDEESNDDDDDDNDPEGDETSKSTSTSHKTPSQVLSVAQQGSTTGTDHSISQDSEGVVMRRHSPLTKRASIPNLDVVIISISEFRVTNKNAKLLKDDQVEKLYVEFKFLDVPDEELETPFSLPKPKKLGDSIVFNFRKVIPLDRGEQSNRRRLFSKMLSNQGASSKLRFTVVSEPSEKAKYCDDIGIAEVDLASILKSKKDLVDCNLEVLGETKKGTEPIGTLTVSILATEVIKSLKL